In a genomic window of Brucella anthropi ATCC 49188:
- a CDS encoding ABC transporter ATP-binding protein, with protein MDLQLKNISHSYGPVEVLKDISLTIPQGQIVCLIGPSGCGKSTLLRFLGGLERPSSGEVLQIGSPPKDSLNPLTYVFQHFALLPWRSVEGNIKLVLEDHGLGRAEMDRIVTNVLERTRLSDFRQALPKQLSGGMRQRVAIARALSVRPAVMLMDEPLSALDSQTRELLMDDLIALWTRQPFTSVYVTHNLNEAVRLGHRVVVLSRRPGRIREIVDIDLPLSERHLGDPVLEEKQKQLWELMRAEAQAADQELING; from the coding sequence ATGGATCTGCAACTGAAAAATATCAGCCATTCTTATGGTCCGGTCGAAGTTCTCAAAGATATATCGCTTACCATCCCGCAGGGGCAGATCGTCTGCCTGATCGGCCCTTCGGGCTGCGGAAAGTCCACGCTCCTGCGTTTTCTGGGCGGTCTTGAGCGGCCATCTTCGGGCGAAGTGCTGCAGATCGGCTCGCCGCCGAAAGATTCACTCAATCCCCTCACCTATGTTTTCCAGCACTTTGCGCTGCTGCCATGGCGCAGCGTGGAAGGAAATATCAAGCTGGTGCTGGAGGATCACGGTCTTGGCCGGGCAGAAATGGACAGGATCGTAACCAATGTTCTGGAGCGTACCCGGCTGTCTGATTTCCGACAGGCATTGCCGAAGCAGCTTTCGGGTGGCATGCGCCAGCGCGTGGCGATTGCACGCGCCTTGTCGGTACGTCCTGCCGTCATGCTGATGGATGAGCCCTTGTCGGCGCTCGATAGCCAGACACGGGAGCTGCTGATGGATGACCTGATTGCGCTGTGGACGCGCCAGCCATTCACCTCAGTCTATGTCACGCACAATCTCAACGAGGCGGTGCGGCTCGGTCATCGGGTGGTGGTGCTGTCGCGACGGCCGGGACGGATCAGGGAGATTGTCGACATCGATCTTCCCCTTTCCGAGCGTCATCTTGGCGACCCCGTTCTGGAAGAAAAGCAGAAGCAGCTCTGGGAGCTGATGCGGGCGGAAGCGCAGGCAGCAGATCAGGAGTTGATCAATGGTTGA
- a CDS encoding ABC transporter permease — protein sequence MKKPMLFLAQLSVAVVVILVWHLFTATHLLGNPAKAKFFFATPGDVALRIYKWFADGTIWYHLGITLLEAMLAFAIGAIGGVLIGFWFARKPLLAAIFDPYVKALNSLPRVVLAPIFALWLGLGIWSKVALGVSLVFFIVFFNVYQGVKEVNQTVLANARMLGMNERQLLRNVYLPSALSWMFSSLHTAVGFAVVGAVVGEYLGSSAGLGYLIHQAEGVFDVTGVFAGMLVLTGFVLIIDWCVTIVEERLLVWRPKAAGHNG from the coding sequence ATGAAAAAGCCTATGCTGTTTCTGGCGCAGCTCAGCGTGGCTGTCGTCGTTATTCTGGTCTGGCACCTCTTCACCGCCACCCATCTGCTAGGCAATCCGGCCAAGGCGAAGTTCTTTTTTGCGACGCCGGGCGATGTGGCGCTGCGCATCTATAAATGGTTCGCTGATGGAACGATCTGGTATCACCTCGGCATCACGTTGCTTGAAGCCATGCTGGCCTTTGCCATTGGCGCAATTGGCGGCGTGCTGATCGGGTTCTGGTTTGCCCGCAAGCCTTTGCTCGCGGCGATCTTCGACCCCTACGTGAAAGCCCTCAATTCGCTGCCGCGCGTCGTGCTTGCGCCGATCTTCGCGCTCTGGCTTGGCCTTGGCATCTGGTCGAAGGTGGCGCTCGGCGTATCGCTGGTCTTCTTCATCGTATTCTTCAACGTCTATCAGGGCGTGAAGGAAGTGAACCAGACCGTGCTCGCCAATGCGCGTATGCTCGGCATGAACGAACGCCAGCTTCTGCGCAACGTCTACCTGCCCTCCGCACTGTCTTGGATGTTTTCAAGCCTGCATACGGCTGTCGGCTTTGCCGTCGTCGGCGCGGTTGTCGGCGAATATCTCGGCTCGTCGGCAGGGCTTGGCTACCTGATCCATCAGGCGGAAGGCGTGTTCGACGTCACCGGTGTCTTTGCCGGCATGCTGGTGCTGACCGGGTTCGTGCTGATTATCGACTGGTGTGTAACGATCGTTGAGGAACGCCTGCTTGTCTGGCGCCCGAAAGCTGCCGGACACAACGGTTAA
- a CDS encoding LysR family transcriptional regulator: MSIELEQLEAFVASADHGSFSAAARYLRKAQSAVSVLVSSLEDDLGVKLFSRASRNPVLTEAGARLLPEARLLLARREHLISVARNFGDHVESRLVVAIDELYPEPAIATLFAVFAQEYPHVELELTFPPSTAISGLVLEGKADLGVMWRAEQMPDELGFHTIGWVPLVLVCGREHPLAHTAVSWEDLRSFRQIMARKHSDTAESRRLRVGAEVWWVESHWVILQILTRGIGWAFIPEHILQDSPLAPELVIPKLQFDEGAHPVALELIWNKRRRQGPAAQWLQERFAKSRF; this comes from the coding sequence ATGAGTATCGAACTCGAACAGCTAGAAGCCTTTGTGGCCTCAGCGGATCACGGCTCGTTCTCCGCTGCTGCGCGATATTTGCGTAAGGCGCAGTCCGCCGTCAGTGTGCTGGTTTCCTCGCTGGAAGACGATCTTGGCGTCAAGCTGTTCAGCCGTGCATCCCGCAATCCTGTGCTCACGGAGGCGGGTGCGCGGCTGTTGCCGGAAGCGCGGTTGCTGCTTGCCCGGCGTGAACATCTGATTTCCGTCGCCAGAAATTTCGGCGATCATGTTGAAAGCCGTCTCGTGGTCGCAATCGACGAGCTTTATCCCGAACCGGCTATCGCGACGCTGTTTGCAGTCTTCGCGCAGGAATACCCGCATGTCGAACTGGAGCTGACTTTTCCGCCGTCAACGGCAATAAGCGGGCTTGTGCTGGAAGGAAAGGCGGACCTCGGCGTGATGTGGCGCGCCGAGCAGATGCCGGATGAACTTGGCTTCCACACCATCGGATGGGTGCCTCTGGTTCTCGTCTGCGGGCGAGAGCATCCACTGGCTCATACGGCGGTCAGCTGGGAAGATTTGAGATCGTTTCGCCAGATCATGGCCCGAAAGCACAGCGATACGGCTGAAAGCCGTCGTCTGCGGGTGGGTGCCGAGGTCTGGTGGGTGGAAAGCCACTGGGTTATCCTGCAGATCCTCACGCGAGGGATCGGCTGGGCATTCATTCCCGAACATATCTTGCAGGATTCACCGCTGGCGCCGGAACTCGTCATTCCGAAACTGCAGTTCGACGAAGGTGCGCATCCGGTCGCGCTTGAGCTGATCTGGAACAAGCGGCGACGGCAGGGGCCAGCCGCCCAATGGCTGCAAGAGCGCTTTGCCAAGAGCCGCTTTTGA
- a CDS encoding NAD(P)/FAD-dependent oxidoreductase: MHHDAIIIGGSFAGLSAATYLARGRRSVRVIDAGKPRNRFAEHSHGFFAQDGSNPLSMLETATAQVEAYPTVTFTQGKAVSGSGEIDNFAIELDSGEIVEGRRLILAFGISDELPDIPGLAERWGNSVIHCPYCHGYEFSDRQLGVLNMSPMSVHQAMLISEWGSTTFFIDKGLEPDAEAFAELERRGVKIERSPVRALHGEGIDISEIELEDGRLVPLNALYIGPRNWLNSQIADTFGCAMDELPLGRTIQTDGLKTTTVPGIFAAGDITRGAHSVAWSVADGVTAGTAAHRSLVF; this comes from the coding sequence ATGCATCATGATGCAATCATTATCGGCGGCAGCTTCGCTGGCTTGTCTGCCGCAACCTATCTGGCGCGCGGCAGACGATCTGTCCGCGTGATCGACGCTGGAAAACCCCGTAACCGTTTCGCCGAACATTCGCATGGTTTCTTTGCACAGGACGGCAGCAACCCGCTGTCCATGCTGGAAACGGCAACAGCGCAGGTCGAAGCCTATCCGACTGTCACGTTCACACAAGGGAAGGCCGTTTCCGGTAGTGGCGAAATCGACAACTTCGCGATCGAACTTGATAGCGGCGAAATCGTTGAAGGGCGCAGACTGATCCTTGCTTTCGGCATATCGGATGAACTGCCGGATATTCCCGGCCTCGCGGAACGATGGGGCAATTCCGTCATTCATTGTCCTTATTGCCACGGCTATGAATTCAGCGACCGTCAGCTTGGCGTTCTCAATATGTCGCCGATGTCGGTGCATCAGGCCATGCTGATCTCCGAATGGGGATCGACAACCTTCTTCATTGACAAGGGACTGGAGCCGGATGCGGAGGCATTCGCAGAACTGGAACGGCGCGGCGTGAAGATAGAACGCAGCCCGGTCCGTGCGTTGCACGGCGAGGGGATCGACATTTCAGAGATCGAACTTGAAGACGGGCGACTGGTCCCACTCAATGCGCTTTACATCGGGCCACGCAATTGGCTGAACAGCCAGATTGCCGACACGTTCGGCTGCGCAATGGATGAACTGCCACTCGGCAGAACGATACAGACAGACGGGTTGAAGACGACAACGGTACCAGGCATTTTTGCGGCGGGCGATATTACCCGTGGCGCGCACAGCGTCGCCTGGTCGGTCGCTGACGGCGTGACGGCAGGAACTGCGGCGCATCGATCTCTGGTGTTTTAG
- the hutC gene encoding histidine utilization repressor: MGAGDKSESHHAADMELPETAGPLYEKVKAQVLDNIRSGRWPGNHRLPSEHELVDALGISRMTVNRALRELTDQGILKRIQGVGTFVAPPKPETTLIEVVNIANEIKARGGQHRAEVVTLDIIEPTPGLLNAFELRKSIPIAHSLIVHLENDVPVQLEERFVNTSLVQHYELQDFRAITTYDYLQKSTPMTEVEQVISAITPDAEIARLLRLDDGIACLLLDRRTWTGETVATVNKLIYAGNRYRLGSRYKPEIYR, encoded by the coding sequence ATGGGTGCTGGCGACAAATCGGAATCCCATCATGCCGCCGACATGGAACTGCCCGAAACCGCCGGGCCGCTCTATGAGAAGGTCAAGGCGCAGGTGCTGGACAACATCCGCTCCGGTCGCTGGCCCGGCAATCATCGCCTGCCTTCGGAACATGAACTGGTGGATGCACTCGGCATTTCCCGAATGACCGTCAACCGGGCCCTGCGCGAACTGACCGATCAGGGCATATTGAAACGTATTCAGGGCGTCGGCACTTTCGTCGCGCCCCCGAAGCCGGAAACGACGCTGATCGAAGTCGTCAACATCGCCAATGAAATCAAGGCGCGTGGCGGGCAGCACCGCGCCGAAGTCGTCACCCTCGACATTATCGAACCGACGCCCGGCCTGCTCAATGCGTTCGAGCTGCGCAAGAGCATTCCCATCGCCCATTCGCTGATCGTGCATCTCGAAAACGATGTGCCGGTGCAGCTTGAGGAGCGGTTCGTCAATACAAGCCTCGTGCAGCATTACGAATTGCAGGACTTCCGGGCTATCACGACTTACGATTATCTTCAGAAAAGCACCCCGATGACCGAGGTTGAGCAGGTCATTTCGGCGATAACACCAGACGCGGAAATTGCGCGTCTGCTGCGTCTCGATGATGGTATTGCCTGCCTGCTTCTGGACCGCCGGACATGGACGGGTGAAACGGTTGCGACCGTCAACAAGCTGATCTATGCCGGCAATCGTTACCGTCTTGGCAGCCGTTACAAGCCTGAAATCTATAGATAA
- a CDS encoding PACE efflux transporter, producing the protein MRSFMDRVRHATMFEIIGLAIFIPGSAFILDKPAAEMGVIGVVSATTATVWNFLFNLGFDKAMLRFTGSVNKSMAVRVLHAILFEAGLIVLLIPFIAWYLGISLIAALVMDIAIVVFYLVYAFVFNIAYDRLFPLPLGQTAEAV; encoded by the coding sequence ATGCGCAGTTTTATGGACCGTGTCCGCCACGCAACGATGTTCGAAATCATCGGTCTGGCGATCTTCATACCCGGTTCCGCCTTCATTCTGGACAAGCCTGCAGCAGAGATGGGCGTGATCGGGGTTGTTTCGGCAACCACCGCAACCGTGTGGAATTTTCTGTTCAATCTGGGCTTTGACAAAGCGATGCTGCGTTTCACGGGTAGCGTCAACAAGAGCATGGCCGTCCGTGTTCTTCATGCAATCCTTTTTGAAGCCGGGTTGATCGTGCTGCTGATCCCGTTCATCGCCTGGTATCTGGGAATTTCGCTGATTGCCGCCCTTGTGATGGATATAGCGATTGTCGTTTTCTATCTGGTCTATGCGTTTGTGTTCAACATTGCATATGACAGACTGTTCCCACTACCGCTCGGGCAGACCGCAGAAGCGGTTTGA
- a CDS encoding ABC transporter substrate-binding protein has product MRTTRRDILLGAAAFGLAGIASRLPAYAQDASATPEKPELMFGVGGKPLFYYLPLTIAERKGFFEEEGIKATINDFGGGAKSLQALIGGSVDVVTGAYEHTIRMQNKGQDIKAVCELGRFPGICIGVRKDLAGEIKTIADLKGQNVGVTAPGSSTSLLLQYALIKNGLAADAASIIGVGGGASAVAAVKKGEIAALVHLDPVITRLEVDGDITLLLDTRTEEGTRQLFGGTNPAATVYVQQSFIDANPVTTQRVVNAFVKSLNWIHKASADDVADAVPEEYLLGDRELYKTGFEKSRAMYSEKGLIAEDGFKSLFEMLKALDPELASADISFAQTFDPRFVEAAKA; this is encoded by the coding sequence ATGAGAACAACACGTAGAGATATACTGCTGGGCGCCGCAGCCTTCGGGCTTGCGGGTATTGCCTCGCGCCTGCCTGCCTATGCGCAGGATGCATCTGCGACGCCGGAAAAGCCGGAGCTGATGTTCGGTGTTGGTGGCAAGCCGCTCTTCTATTACCTTCCCCTCACCATTGCCGAGCGCAAGGGTTTCTTTGAGGAAGAAGGCATCAAGGCGACCATCAATGATTTTGGTGGCGGCGCAAAGTCCCTGCAGGCGCTGATCGGCGGTTCGGTCGATGTGGTAACCGGCGCATACGAACACACCATTCGCATGCAGAACAAGGGACAGGACATCAAGGCCGTCTGTGAGCTTGGCCGCTTTCCGGGCATCTGCATCGGCGTGCGCAAGGACCTCGCAGGCGAAATCAAGACGATTGCCGATCTCAAGGGCCAGAATGTCGGTGTCACGGCGCCGGGCTCTTCAACCTCGCTGCTGCTGCAATATGCGCTCATCAAGAACGGTCTGGCAGCAGATGCCGCTTCAATCATCGGTGTCGGCGGTGGCGCAAGCGCGGTCGCAGCCGTCAAGAAGGGCGAAATTGCAGCCCTCGTCCATCTTGACCCGGTCATCACGCGACTGGAAGTGGATGGCGACATCACCTTGCTTCTGGATACGCGCACCGAAGAAGGCACGCGCCAGCTTTTCGGTGGCACCAATCCGGCCGCGACCGTTTATGTGCAGCAGAGCTTCATCGATGCAAATCCGGTAACGACGCAGCGGGTCGTCAACGCTTTCGTCAAGTCGCTGAACTGGATTCACAAGGCTTCTGCCGATGACGTGGCTGATGCTGTGCCGGAAGAGTATCTGCTGGGCGACCGCGAGCTTTACAAGACCGGCTTCGAGAAGTCCCGCGCCATGTATTCCGAGAAGGGCCTGATTGCGGAAGACGGCTTCAAGAGCCTGTTCGAAATGCTCAAGGCGCTCGATCCGGAACTGGCAAGTGCGGATATCTCATTTGCGCAAACTTTCGATCCACGTTTCGTGGAAGCCGCAAAGGCATAA
- a CDS encoding ABC transporter substrate-binding protein: protein MDFTLTRRQTLMGLGALGISTAFGSPARAATRNLAVLHLASHAPSYIAHERGYFKDAGLDIELKFFEAAQPMAVAIASGDADFGVTAMSGGLISLADKGAIKVIGGALAEEKGITGNVILASNKAYEGGLTEPSKLAGHSFGITTAGSSFHFMAHKIAKANNIPLSEIQLRPLQKLGAVVGALSTGQIDSWAIQPNIAKKLIREGAAKQIGLVSDYAPDYQVTTAFTSTKNASDERAMTEAFVKAYSKAIDDYNAAFVDNTADDAARDDIATIVHKYVESDSPFETAKQNLIDGAMRINKGLALSLNSCVEQLDWFRSEGMVKEAVTQEKLFDTSYVKTI, encoded by the coding sequence ATGGATTTCACCCTGACACGCCGTCAGACATTGATGGGACTTGGTGCGTTGGGCATCAGCACGGCTTTCGGCTCCCCTGCCCGCGCCGCGACGCGAAATCTGGCCGTTCTCCATCTGGCGAGCCATGCGCCGAGCTATATCGCGCACGAGCGTGGCTATTTCAAAGATGCTGGTCTCGATATCGAGTTGAAGTTCTTTGAAGCCGCCCAGCCCATGGCTGTAGCCATCGCATCCGGCGATGCAGATTTCGGTGTGACGGCAATGAGCGGCGGTCTGATCAGTTTGGCCGACAAGGGTGCGATCAAGGTCATCGGCGGTGCGCTTGCAGAAGAAAAAGGCATTACCGGCAATGTCATTCTGGCCTCCAACAAGGCCTATGAAGGCGGGCTGACGGAACCGTCCAAGCTGGCGGGACACAGTTTTGGCATCACCACGGCAGGATCGTCATTCCATTTCATGGCGCACAAGATTGCCAAGGCCAACAACATTCCTCTTTCTGAAATCCAGCTGCGCCCATTGCAGAAGCTCGGCGCTGTTGTCGGTGCCCTGTCGACCGGGCAGATCGATTCCTGGGCCATCCAGCCCAATATCGCCAAGAAGCTCATCCGTGAGGGCGCTGCAAAGCAGATCGGTCTCGTCTCCGATTATGCGCCGGATTATCAGGTCACGACAGCATTCACGTCTACTAAGAATGCGTCCGACGAGCGCGCCATGACCGAAGCCTTCGTCAAAGCCTATTCCAAGGCAATCGACGATTATAATGCGGCCTTTGTCGACAACACTGCAGACGATGCAGCGCGCGACGACATTGCAACGATCGTGCACAAATATGTTGAAAGCGACAGCCCGTTCGAGACGGCAAAACAGAACCTGATCGATGGTGCTATGCGCATCAACAAGGGGCTGGCCTTGTCACTCAACAGCTGCGTGGAGCAGCTCGACTGGTTCCGCTCCGAAGGCATGGTCAAGGAAGCCGTCACACAGGAAAAGCTGTTCGACACATCCTATGTCAAGACAATTTGA
- a CDS encoding ABC transporter permease produces MVEIAEMKQSSQDVRPVPFRGGGFAPQPVRHMALILFIALLALAEIGTRSGFISNLTLPRPSAVLETFVQLWQTGLLWQHLLPSLRRLVVGASLGIAVGVSLGVMIGLFSYVRAGLVPLVAALFPIPKIALLPLFVIWFGIDEMSKYMLIAFGTFTPTVVATYGAVDNVDRSLVRMGQSFGLGWWSIVRKIILPGAFPAILSGLRVSISIAIILLVAAEMLGAQFGVGSYILEAGSLYDLEKLFAGVTILSVMGLIVNFIIGQIEKRFLTWRG; encoded by the coding sequence ATGGTTGAGATCGCAGAAATGAAGCAGTCCAGCCAGGATGTTCGCCCGGTTCCTTTCCGAGGTGGCGGTTTCGCACCTCAGCCGGTGCGTCACATGGCCCTGATCCTGTTTATAGCGCTGCTGGCGCTGGCGGAAATCGGAACCCGAAGCGGCTTCATATCCAATCTGACATTGCCACGCCCATCCGCCGTGCTGGAAACCTTCGTCCAGCTCTGGCAGACGGGCCTTCTGTGGCAGCATCTGCTACCATCGCTGCGGCGGCTTGTTGTCGGTGCCAGTCTTGGCATCGCGGTCGGTGTGAGTCTCGGGGTAATGATCGGCTTGTTCAGCTATGTCCGCGCCGGTCTGGTGCCGCTCGTTGCCGCCCTCTTTCCGATACCCAAGATCGCACTCCTGCCACTCTTCGTGATCTGGTTTGGCATCGATGAAATGTCGAAATACATGCTCATTGCCTTCGGCACCTTTACGCCCACCGTCGTCGCCACTTACGGCGCGGTCGATAATGTGGATCGTTCGCTTGTGCGCATGGGCCAGAGCTTCGGTCTCGGATGGTGGTCGATCGTGCGCAAGATCATCCTGCCCGGCGCATTTCCTGCGATCCTGTCCGGGCTGCGAGTGTCGATCTCCATCGCCATCATTCTGCTGGTTGCAGCCGAAATGCTCGGCGCCCAGTTCGGCGTCGGTTCCTATATCCTTGAAGCCGGATCGCTCTACGATCTTGAAAAGCTGTTTGCCGGAGTCACAATCCTGTCGGTGATGGGACTGATCGTCAATTTCATCATCGGGCAGATCGAGAAGCGTTTCTTGACCTGGCGCGGCTGA
- a CDS encoding DMT family transporter: MVTGSVNSRPLAGIALACGGYACFALQDAMVKWLVATYQVPQILFMRSLVIVVITGVLIRYRRHPSIFRSPYRNTIVLRAALMLGAWLLFYNAARHLELAELTTLYFSAPIMVMFLSILVLKEKIGPGRWIACAVGFVGVTVAANPTHSPNLIPAAMCIVAGFCWAWSTILVRLVSRSETTMTQMYATGLLFGLACALSFPWTWQDPDLSGWLLMISLGLVSTLGQFLLYEGFRHAPASALAPVEYSGLIWAFIYGYLIWAEVPAANVFAGAFLIVLASLLLIAWEQRQANLRKRRAPC; the protein is encoded by the coding sequence ATGGTCACCGGGTCAGTTAACTCAAGACCGCTCGCAGGCATCGCGCTTGCTTGCGGCGGTTACGCCTGTTTCGCCCTTCAGGACGCGATGGTAAAATGGCTCGTCGCGACCTATCAGGTGCCGCAGATATTGTTCATGCGCAGTCTGGTGATCGTAGTCATTACCGGCGTACTGATACGCTATCGCCGCCATCCGTCCATTTTCCGAAGTCCTTATCGCAACACCATCGTCCTTCGTGCCGCACTTATGCTTGGCGCGTGGTTGCTGTTCTACAATGCGGCCCGCCATCTCGAGCTGGCAGAACTGACCACGCTTTATTTCTCCGCACCGATCATGGTCATGTTCCTGTCGATCCTCGTGCTCAAGGAGAAAATCGGACCGGGGAGGTGGATCGCCTGCGCCGTCGGGTTTGTCGGTGTAACGGTTGCTGCTAATCCCACCCATTCGCCCAATCTCATTCCCGCCGCCATGTGCATCGTGGCAGGTTTCTGCTGGGCGTGGAGCACGATCCTGGTCCGGCTCGTCAGCCGCAGCGAAACTACGATGACGCAGATGTATGCCACCGGCCTGCTTTTCGGTCTGGCCTGCGCGCTGTCCTTTCCGTGGACATGGCAGGACCCCGATCTCTCCGGCTGGCTTCTGATGATCAGTCTGGGACTTGTATCGACGCTCGGCCAGTTCCTTCTCTATGAAGGATTTCGCCATGCACCCGCCTCGGCGCTGGCGCCAGTGGAATATAGCGGGCTCATCTGGGCCTTTATCTACGGTTATCTCATCTGGGCGGAGGTTCCGGCAGCAAATGTGTTTGCCGGTGCATTCCTCATCGTGCTGGCAAGCCTGCTGCTCATCGCCTGGGAGCAGCGACAGGCAAACTTGCGCAAACGCCGCGCCCCCTGTTGA
- a CDS encoding Rrf2 family transcriptional regulator — MKRDSKLSGVLHVLLHMAEHKGPVTSEVLAKAMTTNPVVVRRVMGGLREQGYVRSEKGHGGGWEIACDLNKVTLRDIYEAIGEPALLAMGNRTEMPGCLVEQAVNASLSKAFTDAENLLLERFGEVTLAMLSADFHQRALERGVTFDLESSHAS, encoded by the coding sequence ATGAAAAGAGACAGCAAATTATCGGGCGTTCTGCACGTCCTTCTCCACATGGCGGAACATAAAGGGCCTGTCACATCGGAGGTTCTCGCCAAGGCCATGACCACCAATCCAGTCGTCGTGAGACGTGTCATGGGCGGCCTGCGTGAGCAGGGCTATGTTCGCTCGGAAAAGGGACATGGCGGCGGGTGGGAGATCGCCTGCGACCTCAATAAGGTTACCTTGCGCGACATTTACGAGGCCATCGGGGAACCAGCGCTTCTGGCCATGGGGAACCGCACCGAAATGCCGGGCTGTCTGGTGGAGCAGGCAGTCAATGCCTCGCTCAGCAAGGCATTCACCGACGCCGAAAACCTTCTTCTGGAGCGTTTTGGCGAGGTCACGCTCGCCATGCTGAGCGCGGATTTTCATCAGCGCGCGCTGGAGCGCGGCGTAACATTCGATTTGGAGAGCAGTCATGCATCATGA
- a CDS encoding ABC transporter ATP-binding protein, with protein MSAEPSRIQPEATRKTAIALKDVQISFKLADGGRFDAVAESNLEVAENEFVAIVGPTGCGKSTLLNAVAGLLVPASGTVEISGQRLQGLNRKAGYLFQQDALMPWKTVLDNVSIGLEIAGTSKAQAREQAREWLGRVGLASFGDRYPHMLSGGQRKRVGLAQVLIRNPKYLLMDEPFGPLDAQTRVIMGDLLLDLWSQDKKAVMFVTHDLEEAIALADRVVIMSAGPRARIMAEYKIPLARPREISEIRLDDKFHEIHREIWSALKEEVLKGYQQTSGEKK; from the coding sequence ATGAGCGCCGAACCAAGCCGTATTCAGCCGGAAGCAACACGCAAGACCGCAATCGCGCTCAAGGATGTGCAAATTTCGTTCAAGCTGGCCGATGGCGGCCGCTTCGATGCTGTCGCCGAAAGCAATCTTGAAGTTGCTGAAAACGAGTTCGTGGCGATTGTCGGTCCGACCGGCTGCGGAAAATCCACATTGCTCAATGCCGTTGCCGGGCTTCTCGTACCAGCCAGCGGTACGGTCGAAATCAGCGGCCAGCGGCTGCAGGGTCTCAATCGCAAGGCAGGTTATCTTTTCCAGCAGGATGCCCTCATGCCCTGGAAGACTGTCTTGGACAATGTCTCCATCGGGCTGGAAATTGCAGGCACCTCGAAGGCTCAGGCGCGCGAACAGGCCCGTGAGTGGCTCGGCCGCGTCGGTCTTGCAAGTTTCGGCGACCGCTATCCGCATATGCTGTCGGGTGGACAGCGCAAGCGCGTCGGCCTTGCGCAGGTGCTGATCCGCAATCCGAAATATCTGCTGATGGATGAACCCTTCGGCCCCCTCGACGCGCAGACGCGGGTTATCATGGGCGACCTTCTGCTGGACCTGTGGTCGCAGGACAAGAAGGCGGTCATGTTCGTGACCCACGATCTGGAAGAGGCTATCGCGCTGGCGGATCGCGTCGTCATCATGTCCGCCGGGCCGCGTGCCCGCATCATGGCCGAATATAAAATCCCCCTCGCCCGCCCGCGCGAGATTTCCGAAATTCGTCTCGACGACAAGTTTCACGAAATTCATCGCGAAATATGGAGCGCGCTCAAGGAAGAGGTTCTCAAGGGCTATCAGCAGACGAGTGGGGAAAAGAAATGA